In the genome of Dyadobacter fermentans DSM 18053, the window TAAAATCGAGTTGCTTTTCGACCTGGACCTCGTGCGCACACCCGCAGACCTGTACGACCTCAATCACGACAAACTGCTCGGCCTCGAAAAGAACCTGCTGAACGAAGAAACGGGCAAATTGAAAAAGATCAGTTTCAGGGAAAAAACGGTAGAAAACATCCTGAAAGGCATAGAGGTGTCGCGGACCGTGCCGTTCAAAAACGTGCTTTTCGCATTGGGAATCCGCTTTGTGGGACAAACGGTGGCCGAAAAGCTCGCGGCGTATTTCAAATCCATGCGCGCATTGCGGGCGGCAACTTACGAGCAGCTCACCGCCGTGCCCGAAATCGGCGGGCGCATTGCATTGAGTATCGAATCGTTTTTCAGCGTGCCGGAAAATCAAATGCTCGTTGAGCGACTGGAACGCGCCGGTTTGCAAATGGAAAGCGATGAAAAGCCGGTGGAGATCGAAAGCGACTTGCTTGACGGCAAAACGTTCGTGATTTCGGGCGTGTTCGAGAATTTCGAGCGCGACGAGCTGAAAGAGAAGATCGAAGCGAACGGCGGAAAGGTGCTCAGCGGCGTGTCCGGGAAGCTCAATTACCTGCTCGCCGGCGCCAATATGGGCCCTTCCAAACTCGAAAAAGCACGTAAACTGGGCGTTACAATCATCTCCGAAGAAGAATTTTTAGCAATGATTGGAAATTAAGTGAAGAAAATAGCCCCGGAAGGCTAACTTTGTGTTTTAAAATCTAACAATTATATAAGTAAATAATGCCATTGGACCAACGTTTCAAAGGGGTAGGAGCGGCGCTGATCACACCTTTTGATGAACAAAATGAGATTGATTATCCGGGTCTGAAAAGACTGATCGACCTGGTCACGGAAGGTGGTACCGACTACCTCGTTGTACAAGGAACAACTGGCGAGTCGCCAACGGTTACTTCCAAGGAAAAGCGTGAGATCCTGGCATTTACAATCGAAAATAACTACAAAAAGCTGCCGATCGTTTACGGTATCGGAAGCAACAATACCCAGTCGGTACTGAATACAATTAAGGAAACCGATTTTACCGGCGTGGATGCGATCCTGTCTGTTTGTCCTTATTATAACAAACCCACGCAGGAAGGCATTATCGCGCATTTTACGGCAATTGCCGATGCTTCGCCGGTTCCGGTACTTTTATACAACGTTCCGGGCCGCACGGTAATCAATATGAAGGCGGATACGATCGTGAAACTGGCGGCTCATCCGAATATTATCGGTATCAAAGACGCCGGCGGAAGCCTCGAACAAAGCATGGAACTCGCTGCCCGTGCGCCGGAGGACTTTTTGCTGCTTTCGGGTGATGATAACCTCGTGACCACCATGGTGAGCGTAGGCTGGCATGGCGTTATTTCGGTGATTGCCAATGCATTCCCGAAAGAATTCGGCGAACTCACCTGGGCTGCACTCGAAGGCCGTTTTAAAGACGCTGCCAAATTGCAGCTCGCATTTCTGGAATTCGATACCTTGCTTTACATTGAATCTAACCCCGTTGGGATCAAGAAGTGTCTGGAAATCAAAGGCATTTGCAGCTCCGATGTACGTTTGCCGTTGCTGAAAGCGTCGAAAGAACTGGGCGAGAAGTTGGAGAAGGCGATGGTTCGCGAAGGGTTTATCTGATGGGCCGGCTCGTTAAGAGCGGTGAATATTGGTCAGGTGTTGTCATCTGATACTCCGGCTTTACGTTATATTTCGCATCACAGGTTTGGGATTTAAATCCGGCCTGTGATGTTTTGTTTTAAACCAAAAGCGAAATTCTATGATCACCTTTTATCCAGGACCCAGCAAGGTTTATCCAGAGGTCGAACAATTCATTTCGGAGGCATTTGCCAGCGGTTTGATCAGCGCCAACCATCGCAGCGAGGTCTTTATGCAGTTGCTCGAAAAAACGATCGCGGACCTAAAAGCGAAACTGGACATTCCGGCTGGTTACGAAGTGTACCTCGTGTCGTCGGCCACCGAATGCTGGGAAATCATCGCGCAATCGCTGCTCATCGATTCCAGCCTGCATATTTACAACGGCGCATTCGGCGAAAAATGGATGGAATATACCCACCGCATTTCGCTGCGGACGAGCGACGCGGCGTTCGGCCTCAACGAAACGTTGCTCATGGACCGTTCCGCTGTGTTTTCACGCAATGAACTGATTTGCGTCACGCATAACGAAACGTCCAACGGGACCAAAATACCCGAGGACTTCCTGCTCGACATTCGTAAGAAAGTCGATAACCTGATCGCCGTGGACGCAACTTCTTCCATGGCCGGGGTGGTCTTGCCCTGGGAGAATGCGGATGTGTGGTATGCGTCGGTGCAGAAATGTTTCGGATTACCGGCCGGTTTGGCGGTGATGGTCGTTTCGCCGAAGGCTATCGAGCGGGCGATCCAGGTGGGAGAACGGAAGCATTACAATAGCCTGCTGTTTATACGCGATAACTTTTTGAAGTTTCAGACACCCTTTACCCCCAATATCCTCGGTATTTATCTGCTCGGAAAGGTAATGCAACAGGTCCCGGCCATTGAGCAAACGGACAAGCAGACCCGCCGGCGCGCGCACGATTGGTATGCATTCCTGCTCGAAAACGGTTATGAGCTGGTTGTTGAAAACACGGCGGTACGTTCCGATACGGTCATTGCCGTCAGGGAAACGAAAGAGCGGATTTCGGAGCTGAAAGGCGCTGCGAAAAGGGAGGGCATCACGCTTGGTAACGGCTATGGCAAAGAGAAGGATACCAGCTTCCGGATTGCCAACTTCCCGGCTATCAGCGATGCGGAAATCGCGACGTTGAAGGCTTTTTTGGTGAAAATGGCCGCGTATTGACGGAATGAGTAGTAAATGGCATTCAATGTATTTATTACTAAAAACAAATCTACTCACTTGCGGATTTCTAAATTGTGCGATTAGATATTTTAAAGCAATACCAGGCCCAGACGAAATGTCTGGTTGCGCTGGATTCTATCATTTTTGGTTTTGATGGCGAAGAGCTCAAATTGTTGTTGGTAAAAAGGGGCATTGAAGACGAGCATCACACATGGTCGCTTATGGGCGGCTGGGTACAACCCGACGAAAGCCTCGAAGGCGCATCGTCCCGCATCCTGTTTGAATTGACCAATCTCACCGACATTTACCTCGAACAACTTTACACATTCGGAAGTCCCCAGCGCGATCCCGTTGAGCGAACGGTGTCAGTCGCCTATTTCGCACTCATTAATGTGGAGGATTACGACCATAAGATTTCCAAAAACTTCGAAGCGCAGTGGTTTTCGATGCAGGAATTGCCTAAGCTGCTCTTTGACCACGGCATGATGGTCGAAATGGCTATTCAGCACCTGCGTTACAAGGCCTCGCAGCACCCGATCGGCTTCGAATTGCTGCCTGAAAAGTTCACGATTCCCCAGTTGCAGAAATTGTACGAAGCGATTTTCGGAACGGAGCTGGATAAGCGCAATTTTAGCCGTAAACTCTTGTCAACCAACTTGTTGATAAAACTGGACGAGAAGCAGAAAGGCTATTCCAAAAAGGGCGCGTATTTCTACAAAATCGACGAGGAGAAATATAAAAAGCAGTTTAATACCTTCCTGAACTTCCTGCCGGGAAGCGCTTCTTAGCCGCCGCTATTTCGGGGTGATGGTTGTGTAAGCAGTCGGATTTGAGCAACTTTGCGGGACCAAACCTCGCGAAAGTGTAAGCTCATGTTCAATTTCAAGGAAATCATCTCCGTCACGCTGATCCTCTTTTCGGTGATCGATGTGCTTGGCTCATTGCCTATTATCGTCGATTTCCGCAGGAAACTCGGCAAGATCGAGTCCGAGAAAACGACCATCGTTGCCGGAGCCATTATGGTGATATTCCTGTTTTTGGGCGAGCGGTTACTAAGCCTTTTTGGCGTCGATATCGCCTCATTTGCCATCGCGGGGGCCATTATCCTGTTTTTGCTGGGGCTCGAAATGATCCTGGGAAGGGACATTTTCAAGCACGGAAATATCGACGTGGGCGTGGCATCCATCGTCCCCATCGCATTCCCGATGATCGCGGGCGCGGCCACAATGACGACATTACTTTCGCTCCGCTCGACCTACCAGATCCAGAACATCCTGGTAGGCATCGTGCTGAACCTCTTTTTTATTTACCTCGTATTAAAATCATCGAACTGGCTCGAAAGGAAGCTGGGGCAGGGCGGTACGGATATTCTTCGTAAAGTATTCGGAATCATTCTGTTGGCTATATCTATTAAGCTTTTCAAAACCAACCTTTCGATGTAAGTGGCGCCCCGGCGTAACATTCAAGTAAGACCAATTTTTTAAACCATATAACAATGCAACAACTGGATAGCCTTAATCAAGTCGCGGATTTTCACAGAACTTTCAAACACCCGATCCTGGAAACGCCGACGATCCCCTCCGAAGAAAGAAGCCGCCTGCGCGTGGCATTGCTCGCCGAGGAATTGAAGGAGCTGGAAGTTGCGATCCTCGAAAAGGACATTGTGGAGGTGGCCGACGCCCTTTGCGACCTGCAATACGTGCTTTCCGGCGCGGTGCTGGAATTCGGGCTGGGCGAGAAGTTCCGGACGCTGTTCGACGAAGTGCAGCGCTCGAATATGTCCAAAGCGTGCAACTCGATGGAAGAAGCCGAAGCGACTGTGGCGCATTACCAGGCCAAAGGCACGGATTGCTATTTCAAGGAAGATAATGGCAAATACCTCGTGTACCGCACGGCCGACGACAAGACTTTGAAAAACATCAATTATTCGCCGGCTGACCTGGCGTCGATTATCGGTTAGTCGTATTTCAAAAACTTCAATCGATTCATTATGAGCTCTGTTCTCGAACGCTTCCTGCGTTATGTGCAAATAGACACGCAGTCGGACCCTAACTCGGAAACATTTCCCAGCACTGCCAAGCAGCGTAACCTGAGCAACCTGCTCGCCGAAGAACTTCGCGCGCTGGGCGTTGCGGACGCGCATGTGGACGAGCATGGGTACGTGTATGCGACGATCCCGTCGAATTCCGATAAAGCGGACATTCCGGTGATCTGTTTCTGCTCGCACGTGGACACATCGCCGGACGTTACCGGCGAAAATGTGAAGCCGATCGTTCACCGGAACTGGGACGGCTCCGACATAATCCTGCCGGACGATAACATGCAGGTTTTGCGGATAGGAGAGCTGCACGATCTCGACCAGCAGATCGGGAACGACATTGTTACCGCCAGCGGCACCACATTGTTGGGCGCTGACAATAAGGCGGGCGTGGCCGAAATCATGGCCGCGGCCGAACATTTGCTCGCTAATCCGCAGCTGAAACACGGGGATATCAAAATCCTCTTCACACCGGACGAGGAAGTAGGCCGAGGCACCGAAAAAGTCGATTTGCAAAAGCTGGGCGCCGATTTCGGATACACTGTGGACGGCGAGGCGATCGGGACATTGGAAGATGAAACGTTTTCAGCCGATGGCGTGAAAATCACCATTCACGGTGTAAGTACGCACCCGGGTTACGCGATCGGCAAGCTGGAAAATGCATTGAAAATCGCTGCTGAAATATTGGCAAGACTTCCGAAAGACAGACTTTCGCCCGAAACCACGCAGGATAAGGAGGGCTTTATTCATCCGGTGCAAATGGAAGGGATTCAGGAAAAAGCAGTGCTGAACTTCATTATCCGCGATTTTACCGTTGCAGGCCTGCATGAAAAAGAGGATTTTCTGAAAGGCATTATGGAAGATGTTTTGAAAGAATACCCCAATTCGACCGCCGAATTTAAAGTCCAGGAACAGTACCGGAACATGAAAGAAGTGCTCGACCAGCGCCCGGAAGTGATCCAAAACGCATTGACGGCCATGGAACGGGTAGGTTTAAATCCCATCCAACGCAGCATCCGCGGAGGCACCGACGGCTCGCGCCTCTCATTCATGGGCCTGCCCTGCCCGAACATCTTCGCCGGCGAACACGCATTCCACTCCAAGCTGGAATGGGTATCGGTGCAGGATATGGAGAAGGCGGTGGAGGTCATCGTCAGTTTGGCGGGCGTTTGGGAGGAGAAGAAATTTTGAATGATTGAATGACTGAATGACCGAATATTTTTATTCAATCATTCAATCATTCAATCATTCAATCATTCAATCATTCAGTCATTCAATCATTAATCCATTCAATCATTCGATCATTGAAAAAGACAAAGTTCTACGTCGTCTGGCAGGGCCGGAAAACCGGGGTTTTTACCGATTGGAAGGAGTGTGAGGCGCAGATTAAGGGCTTCGAGGATGCGCGCTACAAGTCGTTCGACTCGTTGCAGGAGGCCGAGGCGGCCATTCAGCGGAATTACTGGGAATTTGTAGCCAAAAAGGATAGCAAACCCGCCGTCCAGGAACCGCCTGCTAATGTAGGCCGACCGATTAAAAACAGCATTGCCGTAGATGCGGCCTGGAACACGGCTACCGGCGACATGGAATACCAGGGCGTGTATTACGCCACCGGCGACCGCATTTTCCTGCAAGGGCCGTTTAAAGACGGCACCAATAATATCGGCGAGTTTCTGGCGATCGTGCATGCCTTGGCCTATTTGCAGAAAAAGGAAAGCGACCTGCCGATTTACACGGATTCTAAAACGGCGATGGCCTGGATTAAAAAGAAACACGCCAATACCAATCTGGCTTTGACCCCACGGAACAAGCCGCTTTTTGAAATGTTGCAGCGCGCCGAACGATGGCTTGCAACAAACACTTACCCCAACAGGATATTGAAATGGGAGACGGAATATTGGGGCGAAAATCCGGCTGATTTTGGACGAAAATAAAGCATAATATGCCCCGCAACGCCCATTTCCGTTTCAAGCAGTTCACGGTCCGGCAGGACCAGTGTGCGATGAAAGTGTGTACCGACGCCTGCGTCCTCGGCGCATGGGCGGATGTGGAGGACGCCGACCGCATTCTCGACATAGGGGCCGGAACGGGCCTGCTCTCGCTCATGGTTGCGCAGCGCAACACGTACGCGATGATCGACGCTGTGGAAATTGATGCGGAGGCGTTTTACCAGGCCGGTGAAAATGTGGAACAAAGTCCGTTTCACGACCGCATTACGCTTTTCCATTCGGCGGTGCAAGAATTTGTGTCCGAGCACCGGTATGACGTGATCATTACCAACCCGCCGTTTTTCCAGTCGGACCTGCTTTCGCCGATTGATAAGAAGAATATCGCCCATCATGCCAAATCCCTTGATTTTGAGGAATTACTGACGGCTATTGAGCGGCTTTTGAAGCCGGAAGGTAAATTCAACATTCTTTTTCCGGTAGACGAAGGCAGTCGCTTCGCAGAGAAAGCGGCACATGCTGGCTGGAAACTGACCCGGAAACTGACATTGTTTCATCAGGAAGACAAAAAAGCATTCCGCCTGCTGATGCGCTTTGAGCGTGCGGAAGTTGCTCATAATGTGATCGTTGAGCCTGACTTGTATATTTATGAAAAAGATGGTGTGACGCATGATCCGCGTTTCAGGGAATTGCTAAAAGCTTTTTATTTGAAATTTTGATCAGGAAAAACACGAACTTTGCGGCAAATTACCGGCAAAGCATTGTCACTGAATCGTACATGACCGACCAAGCTATCCAGATTTCCGTTGTTATCCCGCTTTATAATGAAGAAGAGTCGCTGCCCGAGCTATGCGAGTGGATTGCGAGGGTTATGGACGAAAATCATTTCACGTACGAGGTCCTGCTCATGGATGATGGCAGCAGGGACCGCTCCTGGGAGGTGATACAACGGCTTTCACAGGAAAACCCCAATGTGCGCGGCATCCGTTTTGTGAGGAATTATGGCAAAACAGCCGCATTGCAAACCGGTTTTCAGGCGGTAAAAGGGAATGTGGTAATCACGATGGATGCCGATTTGCAGGACAGTCCGGACGAAATACCGGAACTGTACAGTTTGATCGTCAACGACCGTTATGACCTCATTTCGGGCTGGAAGAAAAAGCGCTACGACCCCATCACGAAAACGATCCCTACGAAGCTTTTTAATGCGGCCACGCGCCAGATCTCCGGCGTGCACCTGCACGACTTCAACTGTGGCTTAAAGGCTTACCGCAAGGATGTCGTCAAGAATATCACTATTTATGGAGAAATGCACCGCTACATCCCGGTGATTGCGAAATGGAATGGATTCGCGAAGATCGGGGAGAAGGTGGTGCAGCACCGGGCACGCAAATACGGTCACACAAAATTCGGCCTCGAACGGTTCATTTTTGGCTTTCTGGATTTGCTTTCGATCGCCTTTGTGAATAAGTTTGGACGGAGACCGATGCATTTGTTCGGCAGTCTGGGAACTCTTATGTTTTTTCTTGGAAGCCTTATAGCAATGTGGTTGATCGGGAAAAAAATATATAACATTTACAATTTGTTGCCTTACCGGAATGTTACCGAAAATCCGCTGTTCTTTCTGGCGCTGGTGGCGGTGACGGTAGGCTCTCAATTATTTCTCGCAGGATTTTTGGGTGAATTGTTTGTAAAGCAAGCTGTTTCAAAAACAGGAGACTACACGATTGCCGAGAAAGCAGGATTGTAGAAAATCAGGATTAGTATTCAACGAAATTTAAGTTTAAAAGTTATTACCTATTACACAACTAATGATCGCTAACGTACACAAGGCACATCCGTGGCACGGAATTCCAATGGGTGATAAGGCACCCGAATTAGTTACTGCATTTATTGAGATTGTTCCTACCGATACCGTAAAGTACGAAATTGACAAGGCCACCGGTTACCTTAAAATCGACCGCCCTCAGAAATATTCGAACATCGTTCCTGCATTGTACGGCTTCATTCCCAAAACCTATTGCGCGGATAAAATCGCCGCATTGGCGCGTGAGCGTTCCGGTCGCGATGTGACCGAAGGTGATGGTGACCCGCTGGATATCATTGTATTGTGCGAAAAAATCATTTCACACGGTAACATCATGTGCGAAGCGAAGCCTATCGGCGGTATTCGTCTGATCGACGGCGGAGAGGCAGATGACAAGATCATCGCCGTGCTGAAAGGCGACGAAGTGTACGGTCAGTTCAACGACCTGAGCGAACTGCCCGACGGTATCGTGGAGCGTTTGAAGCACTACTTCCTGACTTACAAAAACCTGCCTGGCGAGAAAGCGCACATTGAAATTACCAATGTGTACGGGAAGGAAGAGGCGCACGAAGTGATCCTCACGTCGGTAGAAGATTACAAGCATTCCTATTATTGAATCGACGCAGCATTGTAACGCCGGTTATCGGATGAGCATCCCATAACGCGACGGAATTTAGAGCCGCTCCTGCTAGGGGCGGCTTTTTTTAATTCGTATCTTTGCGCAAATTTTGACCAACCATTTGGCACTCGCTGCCAGGCATATATGAGTAATTTACAAGAAATTAAGAAGCGCCGCACGTTTGCGATCATCAGTCACCCCGATGCCGGGAAAACCACGCTGACGGAAAAGCTGCTCCTTTTCGGGGGCGCGATCCAGACGGCAGGGGCGGTGAAATCCAATAAGATCAAGAAAACGGCGACTTCCGACTTTATGGAGATCGAGAAGCAGCGCGGTATCTCGGTGGCGACGTCGGTAATGACTTTTGAATACAAAGACCTGCTGATCAACATCCTCGATACGCCGGGCCACAAGGACTTTGCCGAAGATACTTACCGCACGCTCACGGCGGTGGACAGCGTAATCCTCGTGGTGGACTGCGTGAAGGGCGTCGAGGAGCAAACCGAGCGCCTCATGGAAGTTTGCCGCATGCGCAATACGCCGGTGATCGTGTTCATCAACAAGCTCGACCGCGAAGGGCAAAACCCGTTCGAATTGCTCGACGAGCTGGAAAGCAAACTAAATATCCGGGTTCGTCCGCTTACCTGGCCGATTAATATTG includes:
- the dapA gene encoding 4-hydroxy-tetrahydrodipicolinate synthase, whose translation is MPLDQRFKGVGAALITPFDEQNEIDYPGLKRLIDLVTEGGTDYLVVQGTTGESPTVTSKEKREILAFTIENNYKKLPIVYGIGSNNTQSVLNTIKETDFTGVDAILSVCPYYNKPTQEGIIAHFTAIADASPVPVLLYNVPGRTVINMKADTIVKLAAHPNIIGIKDAGGSLEQSMELAARAPEDFLLLSGDDNLVTTMVSVGWHGVISVIANAFPKEFGELTWAALEGRFKDAAKLQLAFLEFDTLLYIESNPVGIKKCLEIKGICSSDVRLPLLKASKELGEKLEKAMVREGFI
- a CDS encoding aminotransferase class V-fold PLP-dependent enzyme — encoded protein: MITFYPGPSKVYPEVEQFISEAFASGLISANHRSEVFMQLLEKTIADLKAKLDIPAGYEVYLVSSATECWEIIAQSLLIDSSLHIYNGAFGEKWMEYTHRISLRTSDAAFGLNETLLMDRSAVFSRNELICVTHNETSNGTKIPEDFLLDIRKKVDNLIAVDATSSMAGVVLPWENADVWYASVQKCFGLPAGLAVMVVSPKAIERAIQVGERKHYNSLLFIRDNFLKFQTPFTPNILGIYLLGKVMQQVPAIEQTDKQTRRRAHDWYAFLLENGYELVVENTAVRSDTVIAVRETKERISELKGAAKREGITLGNGYGKEKDTSFRIANFPAISDAEIATLKAFLVKMAAY
- a CDS encoding NUDIX hydrolase, with the protein product MRLDILKQYQAQTKCLVALDSIIFGFDGEELKLLLVKRGIEDEHHTWSLMGGWVQPDESLEGASSRILFELTNLTDIYLEQLYTFGSPQRDPVERTVSVAYFALINVEDYDHKISKNFEAQWFSMQELPKLLFDHGMMVEMAIQHLRYKASQHPIGFELLPEKFTIPQLQKLYEAIFGTELDKRNFSRKLLSTNLLIKLDEKQKGYSKKGAYFYKIDEEKYKKQFNTFLNFLPGSAS
- a CDS encoding MarC family protein, which codes for MFNFKEIISVTLILFSVIDVLGSLPIIVDFRRKLGKIESEKTTIVAGAIMVIFLFLGERLLSLFGVDIASFAIAGAIILFLLGLEMILGRDIFKHGNIDVGVASIVPIAFPMIAGAATMTTLLSLRSTYQIQNILVGIVLNLFFIYLVLKSSNWLERKLGQGGTDILRKVFGIILLAISIKLFKTNLSM
- a CDS encoding nucleoside triphosphate pyrophosphohydrolase family protein; the encoded protein is MQQLDSLNQVADFHRTFKHPILETPTIPSEERSRLRVALLAEELKELEVAILEKDIVEVADALCDLQYVLSGAVLEFGLGEKFRTLFDEVQRSNMSKACNSMEEAEATVAHYQAKGTDCYFKEDNGKYLVYRTADDKTLKNINYSPADLASIIG
- the pepT gene encoding peptidase T, coding for MSSVLERFLRYVQIDTQSDPNSETFPSTAKQRNLSNLLAEELRALGVADAHVDEHGYVYATIPSNSDKADIPVICFCSHVDTSPDVTGENVKPIVHRNWDGSDIILPDDNMQVLRIGELHDLDQQIGNDIVTASGTTLLGADNKAGVAEIMAAAEHLLANPQLKHGDIKILFTPDEEVGRGTEKVDLQKLGADFGYTVDGEAIGTLEDETFSADGVKITIHGVSTHPGYAIGKLENALKIAAEILARLPKDRLSPETTQDKEGFIHPVQMEGIQEKAVLNFIIRDFTVAGLHEKEDFLKGIMEDVLKEYPNSTAEFKVQEQYRNMKEVLDQRPEVIQNALTAMERVGLNPIQRSIRGGTDGSRLSFMGLPCPNIFAGEHAFHSKLEWVSVQDMEKAVEVIVSLAGVWEEKKF
- a CDS encoding ribonuclease H1 domain-containing protein, with product MKKTKFYVVWQGRKTGVFTDWKECEAQIKGFEDARYKSFDSLQEAEAAIQRNYWEFVAKKDSKPAVQEPPANVGRPIKNSIAVDAAWNTATGDMEYQGVYYATGDRIFLQGPFKDGTNNIGEFLAIVHALAYLQKKESDLPIYTDSKTAMAWIKKKHANTNLALTPRNKPLFEMLQRAERWLATNTYPNRILKWETEYWGENPADFGRK
- a CDS encoding tRNA1(Val) (adenine(37)-N6)-methyltransferase, which gives rise to MPRNAHFRFKQFTVRQDQCAMKVCTDACVLGAWADVEDADRILDIGAGTGLLSLMVAQRNTYAMIDAVEIDAEAFYQAGENVEQSPFHDRITLFHSAVQEFVSEHRYDVIITNPPFFQSDLLSPIDKKNIAHHAKSLDFEELLTAIERLLKPEGKFNILFPVDEGSRFAEKAAHAGWKLTRKLTLFHQEDKKAFRLLMRFERAEVAHNVIVEPDLYIYEKDGVTHDPRFRELLKAFYLKF
- a CDS encoding glycosyltransferase family 2 protein; its protein translation is MTDQAIQISVVIPLYNEEESLPELCEWIARVMDENHFTYEVLLMDDGSRDRSWEVIQRLSQENPNVRGIRFVRNYGKTAALQTGFQAVKGNVVITMDADLQDSPDEIPELYSLIVNDRYDLISGWKKKRYDPITKTIPTKLFNAATRQISGVHLHDFNCGLKAYRKDVVKNITIYGEMHRYIPVIAKWNGFAKIGEKVVQHRARKYGHTKFGLERFIFGFLDLLSIAFVNKFGRRPMHLFGSLGTLMFFLGSLIAMWLIGKKIYNIYNLLPYRNVTENPLFFLALVAVTVGSQLFLAGFLGELFVKQAVSKTGDYTIAEKAGL
- a CDS encoding inorganic pyrophosphatase — encoded protein: MIANVHKAHPWHGIPMGDKAPELVTAFIEIVPTDTVKYEIDKATGYLKIDRPQKYSNIVPALYGFIPKTYCADKIAALARERSGRDVTEGDGDPLDIIVLCEKIISHGNIMCEAKPIGGIRLIDGGEADDKIIAVLKGDEVYGQFNDLSELPDGIVERLKHYFLTYKNLPGEKAHIEITNVYGKEEAHEVILTSVEDYKHSYY